In Pelodiscus sinensis isolate JC-2024 chromosome 2, ASM4963464v1, whole genome shotgun sequence, the following proteins share a genomic window:
- the LOC102444749 gene encoding uncharacterized protein LOC102444749 isoform X1, with protein sequence MRGACKAPPGPHATHAPWRPPFGLRGRTQGAERNCSGGQAPAFAGRGRDPPSTCETLPSPPRPAPHTQGNAPRLAGSGSPRGAGAQLAATPTLPHQQRGTAAPRHLRRLFQQEETHDRNKMSHAERPHHDNQYQYHDSHRSDRHQEERRAKKPHPSNGRSTQGTPGNQHSRPSTAYSDPYQKNIAITHEYVSYPPHLNPQKETFSEKCNKLCTRRGVLKFVEITVNILVLICVGASHAAIAGYSSMGGLGMGSFNINSFYSPFEGSEFQEVRDLDMQYSQMRAPCVYGGVAYSLTLTTLTLLFLIVGAKPIHRVSVRMLVAECVFDALACMGYIVAVGLYLHFIIQVNSTDTCKKRERLYARRGYTWMNCEVQGGDAAVSLFGIIAACLYFASSVVCALAVRTVQAFRRQMTRTQYSPENSYREREHQKNYRSRESIHNTQTIATLV encoded by the exons ATGCGGGGCGCATGCAAGGCGCCCCCCGGGCCCCACGCCACGCACGCTCCCTGGCGCCCGCCCTTTGGCCTCCGGGGCCGCACGCAGGGTGCGGAGCGAAACTGCTCTGGCGGGCAAGCGCCAGCCTTCgccgggaggggcagggacccGCCCTCCACCTGCGAGactcttccctccccgccccgccccgccccgcacaCACAAGGAAACGCACCGCGGCTGGCCGGGAGCGGGAGCCCCAGAGGCGCCGGGGCGCAGCTTGCAGCGACGCCAACTCTCCCCCACCAGCAGCGGGGCACTGCTGCCCCCAGACAC CTCAGAAGATTATTTCAGCAAGAAGAAACACATGACAGAAACAAGATGTCTCATGCTGAGAGGCCTCACCATGATAACCAGTACCAATATCATGACAGCCACAGATCtgacagacaccaggaggagagaagggctaaAAAGCCACACCCATCCAATGGAAG GTCAACACAAGGCACTCCGGGCAACCAACACTCAAGACCTTCTACTGCTTATTCAGACCCGTACCAAAAAAACATAGCAATAACTCATGAATATGTCAGCTATCCACCACATCTTAATCCCCAGAAAGAGACCTTTTCAGAGAAATGTAACAAGCTATGCACGAGGAGAG GCGTTTTGAAGTTTGTTGAAATTACTGTCAACATTCTAGTGCTGATCTGTGTTGGAGCCTCCCATGCAGCGATCGCAGGCTACAGTTCTATGGGCGGCTTGGGAATGGGGTCTTTCAACATTAATTCATTTTACAGCCCATTTGAAGGATCTGAGTTCCAGGAGGTGAGAGACCTGGACATGCAGTATAGCCAGATGAGAGCCCCATGTGTGTATGGGGGAGTGGCCTACAGTCTGACATTAACAACACTTACTCTCCTGTTCCTCATCGTTGGGGCAAAACCCATTCATCGCGTCTCTGTGAGGATGCTCGTGGCTGAATGCGTCTTTGATGCACTGGCTTGTATGGGATATATTGTGGCTGTTGGCCTTTACTTACACTTTATCATCCAGGTGAACTCCACAGACACATGCAAGAAGAGGGAAAGACTGTATGCACGCCGTGGATACACCTGGATGAACTGCGAGGTTCAGGGGGGTGATGCAGCTGTCAGCCTATTTGGCATTATTGCTGCTTGTCTGTACTTTGCAAGCTCTGTGGTCTGTGCACTCGCCGTTCGAACAGTACAGGCCTTTCGGAGACAGATGACCAGGACTCAGTACAGCCCTGAGAacagctacagagagagagagcaccaaAAGAACTACAGAAGCCGAGAAAGCATCCACAATACCCAGACCATAGCAACACTGGTGTAG
- the LOC102444749 gene encoding MARVEL domain-containing protein 3-like isoform X2 codes for MTQPSFEKTGHVAMLSSGKMVVPQLQLRRLFQQEETHDRNKMSHAERPHHDNQYQYHDSHRSDRHQEERRAKKPHPSNGRSTQGTPGNQHSRPSTAYSDPYQKNIAITHEYVSYPPHLNPQKETFSEKCNKLCTRRGVLKFVEITVNILVLICVGASHAAIAGYSSMGGLGMGSFNINSFYSPFEGSEFQEVRDLDMQYSQMRAPCVYGGVAYSLTLTTLTLLFLIVGAKPIHRVSVRMLVAECVFDALACMGYIVAVGLYLHFIIQVNSTDTCKKRERLYARRGYTWMNCEVQGGDAAVSLFGIIAACLYFASSVVCALAVRTVQAFRRQMTRTQYSPENSYREREHQKNYRSRESIHNTQTIATLV; via the exons atgacacaGCCTTCCTTTGAGAAAACTGGGCATGTAGCCATGCTGTCTTCAGGGAAGATGGTGGTTCCCCAGTTGCAG CTCAGAAGATTATTTCAGCAAGAAGAAACACATGACAGAAACAAGATGTCTCATGCTGAGAGGCCTCACCATGATAACCAGTACCAATATCATGACAGCCACAGATCtgacagacaccaggaggagagaagggctaaAAAGCCACACCCATCCAATGGAAG GTCAACACAAGGCACTCCGGGCAACCAACACTCAAGACCTTCTACTGCTTATTCAGACCCGTACCAAAAAAACATAGCAATAACTCATGAATATGTCAGCTATCCACCACATCTTAATCCCCAGAAAGAGACCTTTTCAGAGAAATGTAACAAGCTATGCACGAGGAGAG GCGTTTTGAAGTTTGTTGAAATTACTGTCAACATTCTAGTGCTGATCTGTGTTGGAGCCTCCCATGCAGCGATCGCAGGCTACAGTTCTATGGGCGGCTTGGGAATGGGGTCTTTCAACATTAATTCATTTTACAGCCCATTTGAAGGATCTGAGTTCCAGGAGGTGAGAGACCTGGACATGCAGTATAGCCAGATGAGAGCCCCATGTGTGTATGGGGGAGTGGCCTACAGTCTGACATTAACAACACTTACTCTCCTGTTCCTCATCGTTGGGGCAAAACCCATTCATCGCGTCTCTGTGAGGATGCTCGTGGCTGAATGCGTCTTTGATGCACTGGCTTGTATGGGATATATTGTGGCTGTTGGCCTTTACTTACACTTTATCATCCAGGTGAACTCCACAGACACATGCAAGAAGAGGGAAAGACTGTATGCACGCCGTGGATACACCTGGATGAACTGCGAGGTTCAGGGGGGTGATGCAGCTGTCAGCCTATTTGGCATTATTGCTGCTTGTCTGTACTTTGCAAGCTCTGTGGTCTGTGCACTCGCCGTTCGAACAGTACAGGCCTTTCGGAGACAGATGACCAGGACTCAGTACAGCCCTGAGAacagctacagagagagagagcaccaaAAGAACTACAGAAGCCGAGAAAGCATCCACAATACCCAGACCATAGCAACACTGGTGTAG
- the LOC102444749 gene encoding MARVEL domain-containing protein 3-like isoform X3 — MSHAERPHHDNQYQYHDSHRSDRHQEERRAKKPHPSNGRSTQGTPGNQHSRPSTAYSDPYQKNIAITHEYVSYPPHLNPQKETFSEKCNKLCTRRGVLKFVEITVNILVLICVGASHAAIAGYSSMGGLGMGSFNINSFYSPFEGSEFQEVRDLDMQYSQMRAPCVYGGVAYSLTLTTLTLLFLIVGAKPIHRVSVRMLVAECVFDALACMGYIVAVGLYLHFIIQVNSTDTCKKRERLYARRGYTWMNCEVQGGDAAVSLFGIIAACLYFASSVVCALAVRTVQAFRRQMTRTQYSPENSYREREHQKNYRSRESIHNTQTIATLV, encoded by the exons ATGTCTCATGCTGAGAGGCCTCACCATGATAACCAGTACCAATATCATGACAGCCACAGATCtgacagacaccaggaggagagaagggctaaAAAGCCACACCCATCCAATGGAAG GTCAACACAAGGCACTCCGGGCAACCAACACTCAAGACCTTCTACTGCTTATTCAGACCCGTACCAAAAAAACATAGCAATAACTCATGAATATGTCAGCTATCCACCACATCTTAATCCCCAGAAAGAGACCTTTTCAGAGAAATGTAACAAGCTATGCACGAGGAGAG GCGTTTTGAAGTTTGTTGAAATTACTGTCAACATTCTAGTGCTGATCTGTGTTGGAGCCTCCCATGCAGCGATCGCAGGCTACAGTTCTATGGGCGGCTTGGGAATGGGGTCTTTCAACATTAATTCATTTTACAGCCCATTTGAAGGATCTGAGTTCCAGGAGGTGAGAGACCTGGACATGCAGTATAGCCAGATGAGAGCCCCATGTGTGTATGGGGGAGTGGCCTACAGTCTGACATTAACAACACTTACTCTCCTGTTCCTCATCGTTGGGGCAAAACCCATTCATCGCGTCTCTGTGAGGATGCTCGTGGCTGAATGCGTCTTTGATGCACTGGCTTGTATGGGATATATTGTGGCTGTTGGCCTTTACTTACACTTTATCATCCAGGTGAACTCCACAGACACATGCAAGAAGAGGGAAAGACTGTATGCACGCCGTGGATACACCTGGATGAACTGCGAGGTTCAGGGGGGTGATGCAGCTGTCAGCCTATTTGGCATTATTGCTGCTTGTCTGTACTTTGCAAGCTCTGTGGTCTGTGCACTCGCCGTTCGAACAGTACAGGCCTTTCGGAGACAGATGACCAGGACTCAGTACAGCCCTGAGAacagctacagagagagagagcaccaaAAGAACTACAGAAGCCGAGAAAGCATCCACAATACCCAGACCATAGCAACACTGGTGTAG